The Lactuca sativa cultivar Salinas chromosome 2, Lsat_Salinas_v11, whole genome shotgun sequence genome includes a window with the following:
- the LOC128132302 gene encoding protein FAR1-RELATED SEQUENCE 5-like — translation MTPTKVMKHRSHSNFHRSIEGKSLMVQFGQAGLKPSQIKKVVNTMKTSNVADVTSKQCADVLSEQRKQHKGKEFHGLIKHFQDKTLVDSDQYFVVDLSDDGYPRNIFWADGRSRDAYTKFRDVVVFDVTYMTNEFKMPFAPFTGVNHHGQSILFGGALLENEKEESFEWLFEHFLKCMFNKYPKAIITDQDKAMRNAIKKVFPKTRHRFCSWHIMKHETEHLRSYVSRYSDFQETHKQWVNSDTIEQFEATWEVMRSKYELENNSWITDMYNQHIHWAKPFLKDTFFAGMTTTGRSESINSFFDGYVNSRTMLNEFVVQYDKAVESRRAAEEDEDFKTMNSRPFLSSVHPIEAKAGQCYTRKMFETFKKEWTEAITNLTHETIGKTTEESTYRVGQLDVDKKYCRIITFRSLDQVSVTCSCAKYETNGILCKHSLYVMKKKHVKELPSHYILPRWTLSVRYKLGSASIGLGEMNNENGVSAYTLWCVRSNFTKSFR, via the coding sequence ATGACACCTACGAAGGTGATGAAGCATCGATCTCATAGCAATTTCCACCGTTCAATAGAAGGTAAATCTCTTATGGTGCAATTTGGTCAAGCAGGGTTGAAACCTTCTCAGATTAAAAAGGTTGTTAATACAATGAAAACCTCAAATGTAGCTGATGTTACTTCAAAGCAATGTGCCGATGTCTTATCTGAGCAACGAAAACAACATAAAGGAAAGGAGTTCCATGGACTTATAAAACATTTTCAAGATAAAACATTAGTTGATAGTGACCAGTATTTTGTTGTGGATTTGTCTGATGATGGGTATCCTAGAAATATCTTTTGGGCTGATGGTAGATCAAGAGATGCTTATACAAAATTCAGAgatgttgttgtgtttgatgtcaccTATATGACTAACGAGTTCAAGATGCCTTTTGCTCCATTTACTGGTGTGAATCATCATGGGCAGTCTATACTTTTTGGTGGAGCATTGCTTGAAAATGAAAAGGAAGAGTCATTTGAATGGTTATTTGAACATTTCCTCAAATGTATGTTTAACAAGTATCCGAAAGCAATTATAACAGATCAAGACAAAGCAATGAGAAATGCAATAAAAAAAGTGTTTCCGAAGACTCGACATCGTTTTTGTTCATGGCATATCATGAAGCATGAAACTGAGCACCTTCGATCGTATGTTTCCCGTTACAGTGATTTTCAAGAAACACACAAACAATGGGTAAATAGTGACACCATTGAACAATTTGAAGCAACATGGGAAGTTATGCGTAGTAAGTATGAACTGGAAAACAATAGTTGGATTACAGACATGTATAACCAACATATACATTGGGCTAAACCCTTCTTGAAGGATACTTTCTTTGCTGGTATGACAACAACCGGACGAAGTGAGAGTATCAACTCATTTTTTGATGGATATGTTAATTCGAGGACCATGTTGAATGAATTTGTTGTACAATACGACAAAGCAGTTGAGTCTCGAAGGGCTGCCGAAGAAGATGAAGACTTTAAGACTATGAACTCAAGGCCGTTTCTTTCTTCAGTGCATCCAATCGAAGCAAAAGCAGGTCAATGTTATACTAGAAAGATGTTTGAGACTTTCAAAAAAGAATGGACTGAAGCTATTACCAATTTGACTCATGAGACTATAGGAAAAACTACAGAAGAAAGCACATACCGAGTTGGGCAATTGGATGTTGATAAAAAATATTGTCGCATTATTACCTTTCGTTCTTTGGATCAAGTCAGCGTCACATGTTCTTGTGCTAAGTATGAGACAAATGGGATTTTATGCAAACATAGCCTATacgtgatgaagaagaaacatGTTAAAGAACTCCCGAGTCACTATATTTTACCCCGATGGACCCTTAGTGTTAGGTACAAACTAGGTAGTGCTAGTATCGGACTCGGAGAAATGAATAATGAAAATGGAGTTAGTGCCTACACACTATGGTGTGTCCGTTCAAATTTTACTAAGTCTTTTAGATGA